In Streptomyces erythrochromogenes, the DNA window TCACGTCGAGAACGTCTCCGACCAGTTCCGGGTCGAGCGCGGAGGTGGGTTCGTCGAAGAGCATGAGTTTGGGTTTCATCGCCAGGGCTCGCGCGATGGCGACGCGCTGCTGCTGCCCGCCTGAGAGCTGGGCCGGGTAGTGGCCCGCCCGATCCCCGAGGCCCACCCGTTCCAGCAGATGCCGGGCCTCGTCCCTGGCCTGCGACTTGTCGGTCTTGCAGACGTTGACGGGGGCTTCCATGACGTTGTCCAGTGCGGTCATGTGGGGGAAGAGGTTGAAGCGCTGGAAGACCATGCCGATGTCGCGTCGTCGCGCGGCGACTTCCTTCTCGCGCAGTTCGTGGAGCCGCGATCCGTTCTGGCGGTAGCCGACCAGGTCGCCGTCGACCGCGAGCTTGCCGCCGTCGACCCTGTCGAGGTGGTTGATGCAGCGCAGGAAGGTCGACTTGCCCGAGCCGGAGGGACCCAGCAGACAGCACACCTGTCCGCGTTCGACGGTCAGGTCGATTCCCTTGAGGACTTCGAGCTTCCCGAAGTGCTTGCGCACGCCCTGGGCGTGGACCATGGGGACGTTCACGCTGCCGCCTCCTTGGTGTTCTTCTTCGTGCGCGCGGGCCGGACCAGTGCGCCGGTGAGCATGCGGCGGAGCGGTGAGATGTGGCCGCCGCGGTCCGAGCCGCGGCCGTAGCGGCGCTCCAGCCATGCCTGCGGGACGCTGAGCAGGGTGACCAGAGCCAGGTACCAGAGGCTGGCGACGACGAGCATGGGGATGACCTG includes these proteins:
- a CDS encoding amino acid ABC transporter ATP-binding protein, which codes for MVHAQGVRKHFGKLEVLKGIDLTVERGQVCCLLGPSGSGKSTFLRCINHLDRVDGGKLAVDGDLVGYRQNGSRLHELREKEVAARRRDIGMVFQRFNLFPHMTALDNVMEAPVNVCKTDKSQARDEARHLLERVGLGDRAGHYPAQLSGGQQQRVAIARALAMKPKLMLFDEPTSALDPELVGDVLDVMRRLAADGMTMVVVTHEIGFAREVGDTAVFMDDGVVVESGDPRQVLVEPRQERTRAFLSKVL